The genome window ACACCGCATAACGCCGGCGGCTTCAGCTCGCCGATGGCCAGAGAAAAAATCGGTCAGATTATGCTGGATAATTTGGAGCGCTATTTAACCGGTCAGCCGCTGAAAAACGTGATTGATAAAAAAACCGGCTATTGCTTGTAATAAGCATTTGCCGTTCAGGCAGGACACTCATAATTTGCTGAAAGCGAATTATGAGTGCGGGTATCCTGTCCCGCCCGAAGCATCGCGTTTCAGTTCGGGTGAGCAGCTTTTCCGGCCGAAATATTGCGTGTTTCTGCCCAAACGGCATCCTACCCCGGTTGAAGTGCTGTGTGTTTTAGTTCGGCGGCAACTTTTCCGCTCGAAGCGCCGTGCGCTTCAATCAGGCGGGCAGCTTGCCCCAATGGGCGACTTGCCTAAAAAACTTTTTGGCGGGCATGGGGAAGATTAAAAAAATTAGAATAGGATTAAAAGCGTGCCGATGGTGTTCTAATTTGATAAATAAATATATATAAAGCATTTAATGCATATAAAACATGTAAAAAATCAGAAAAATCGGTTGGTTTTTCTCCGAAAATATGATATGGTACTGGCATTGAATTTGTCCGGGAGATCCGGCAAAACAGAGGTTATGATCTCAATTTTCCGTAACCTTTGTTTTTTTGCGGATAAATCAGCGAAAGATAGTGCGGAAAGGAAATTAACTTCAGCGGCAAGGCGCAACCCCTTTTTCTTTCGGCGGCGGGCAAACGGGAAATCAAAAACGGCTTAATAAACTGCATTTTTACTATTTCAGTTAAGCCAATCATCAAAAAGGAGATAACAATGAAACGAAAATTAACAGCACTATTATTGACAATGTGTCTGCTGCTTACTGCTTTTCCAATACCGGCGGCAGCAGCGGAAAGGATTACGATTCGCATTCAAGGCGATGAGCATGTTAAGGGCTTCCAAGTCGGCAGTGAGCTGAAACAGGAGCTTGTGCTTGAGGCAGATAAGGGAAAAAATTTAGAGGAGATTATCAATGATAATCCCGGAGAACCGGTTTTTAACACGGGCTATGAGGCGGAAAACTTCTATACCTCAGGTGGTGAAGTAATTGCTTATGAGCGGATGGCTGCCTATATTCCGGCCGACGGGGAAACCTTTCTCGTTAAGGGAAAATGGAAAGAAATGACAAATATCCAGATGATAGCGGCGGGCAGCAGCAGAGTGTACAAAGGCGGACAAGGGCTTATTTCAATTGCTGTTTACGATAAAGAAGATAAGCCGAATACCATACCGGCCAGTGAATATACATGGTCTTTGGAGGGGGCAGTGCAGCCCGGTACCAAAATTGAACCGGATGGGGCTTATGGTTTACTGACGGTTGATTCGGCGGAAACGGCAGCGTCACTTACGATTAAAGCGGTTTTTCGGCATCAGGCAGGTGTTGAGGGGGAATATACGGTAAGTGTTATCGATATGCCGACGTATTCCGGCTTGGAGATTGAAAGCCGGATCCCCGGAGACTGGGAACCGGGTAAAGTCTATGGTTTGATAATAAAAGGCAAAAAAACGCTAACAGAGACAGATAATCTTTCGCCGGCGTATTTTAATTTTGCCCTGACCGGCAATACTTCGCCGAATACCAAAATTGATCCCAGAGAGGGGTATGTCACAGTAGCGGCGGACGAACTGTCCACTTCGCTGACGGTTACAGTTGCTCATAAGACAAATACGGCTTTGCAACAAAGTAAGACCTTTACTGTTACTGTGCCGGATTATAATTTGGCAATTAAACCGGAAAATCCGAAAGTGAAAAGAGGCGAGAGTGCTCAGTTTTCGGCGTATGCATCTTATACAGATGGCAGCAGGGAAGTAGAAGTCAAAGCGCCGTATCTTGTTTGGCGGATGGCGACTTCGACAGATTCTTCAACTATTACGCCGGAAGGGCTGTTTACTTATGCTCAGAATCAGGAGGGTAATCAAGTAAACGTAGTAGCAGAATTTAAAGGGAAAGCAGCTTATGTTACAGTGAAAGAGCAGATTCTTGAGAGCATAGAGATTACGGAGATTCATTCGCTTTCATCGGTAACTCCGGGAGGAGAGATGCAGTTTAAAGCCAAAGGCAAAGATAATTTTGACGAAGACATCGTTTTCGCACCAGGCGAGATTAAGTTTGAACTGGTAGCGGGCGGTACAGTGGCACCGGCTCTGGAGAAAACCTCGACCAATACCCGTCTTGATGAGAGGACCGGCAAATTAATTGTCGGCAGGGATGAATTTAAAGATAAGCTGACGGTGAAAGTAAGCCATGCGGCTACCGGAAAGTCTGTTCAAATGCCTATTAATGTTAATCGCGGTCCTTATACTCTGAAGTTGAAGCCCCAAAATGCAACGGTGGCCAAAGGAGAAAGCAAACAGTTTACAGCGTATGTGGTTGAGGGTTCTACGGAAGTGGCTTTAAAGCCAACTGACCTGACATGGAAAGCATTCGTAGATTCAGCAGAAGCCACCCAGTCGGCAATTACCGTAAACGGTGTCTTTACCTATGGAGCAGCAGAAACGGCTACAGAAGTAGCGATTAAGGCGACTTTAAAATATGATTCGACTAAAATGGCTAATGCAGTGGTCAAGCTAGGGGCGAGCAGCAATCCCCCGCTTAACGGCTATGACAATGGCAATAGCAGTAACAATGGCAATAACAATAGTAATAACAATAACAATAGCAGTAACAATAGCAGCAGCAACACCGGCGGACCGGCTGCACCTGCACCGCAGCAGCCGAAGAAGGCGGAAGATAATAAACCGAAACCGCAAGACAAGAAGACGGATAAGACCAATGAAATTATCGGGCGTTTTCAGGATATCGCCGGACACTGGGCGCAAAAAGCAATTGTAAAAGCCATAGAAAAAGGTATCTTTAAGGGTGTAGCCGAAAACAGCTTTGCGCCGGATCGGCAAATGAGCCGGGCAGAGTTTATCACCGTACTGGGCCGGATGAGTGAGCAGGCGGCAGTCTTGCGGGAAATTCCGTTTAGCGATGTGAACACAAATGCTTACTATGCACAGCATGTGGCATGGGGGGCGGCGCTTGGTCTGATGAAAGGTTTTGAGGACGGCACTTTCCGGCCGGAGGCTAAGATTACCAGAGAGCAGGCAGCAGTCATTTTTGCTAATTTCTTAAAGGATAAAAAATTGCCGGAAAGCCCGGTAACTGCCTTTGGCGATGAGGAAAATATCAGCGGCTGGGCGAAAGAAGCCGTCAAGAAAGCGGCCGCGCTGGGGCTGTTAAAGGGCAAGGACGGCGGCCGGTTTGCGCCGAAAGATGTGCTCACCCGCGCAGAAATGGCGCAGATTTTAGATAATCTGAGTAATATGCTGGAGAAATAAAAAAAGCAGGCAAGCAAGAAACTTGCTGTAAGAAAGGTCAAAGAGCGTGGCATAAAAGCTGCGCTTTTTGTTTTTTGCTGGGAAGAGTATAACAATTCAGGTAAGCCGCTTGCGAAAACCATAGAGATTTTATTAACGAAAATCCATCCGGCGCGGGTCTTGACTATTGCTTTGAAATTCCTTATAATAAATTCAACTTTCAACCGGGCGGATCCCCGTCCCGACAGAAATGAGCAGTATTCGAGCGGGCAGGTCATGTGCCCGGATAAAAGTGCATAGCGCTTTCGTCAGGGCAGGATGCGTGCGTGGCGTTTCGGCCAAGGGAAAGTTGAGTAACAAAGAAATAAAAGACAATACAGCAACAGAAACAACGCGGTGCGAACAGATGGAGGAATAAGATATGGCATTACAATTTACAGATGCGAATTTTGAACAGGAAGTATTAAAATCAGAAGTGCCGGTATTGGTCGATTTTTACGCGGATTGGTGCGGCCCCTGCAAGATGATGAGCCCGGTGATCAGTGAACTGGCGACCGAGTACGAGGGCAGAGCCAAGGTTGGCAAACTGAATGTAGATGATAACAGCGAAACAGCAAGGGCTTACCGGGTTATGAGCATTCCGACGATGATTGTTTTTGTCGGCGGCAAAGCAGTTGACAGCATTATGGGTGCGGTACCGAAGCAGAAGTTAGTGGAAAAGTTAGATGCGGTGCTCTAAGGCACATCGAAGTAAAATAAGAAACAAAACCGGCATTTTCGGGTCGTTCTGAAAATCGTCGGTTTTTGTGCTGAAATAAAAAAGGGGCAATCTTATCCCGGTCAAAACGCTATCCGTTTCTGCCGGGGTGTGGTCTGCTCGGAGTGAAATGCTTTGCATTTCTGTCCGGCGGGCGGCCTTGATTGAAAGTTACGCTTTCTGTTCGGCCAGATTATATGCACATGCACAGGAATCAACCGGTCAAGCGGTGCCGGAACCCGCGGAAAAACAGGGCG of Lachnospiraceae bacterium oral taxon 500 contains these proteins:
- the trxA gene encoding thioredoxin — translated: MALQFTDANFEQEVLKSEVPVLVDFYADWCGPCKMMSPVISELATEYEGRAKVGKLNVDDNSETARAYRVMSIPTMIVFVGGKAVDSIMGAVPKQKLVEKLDAVL